One Equus asinus isolate D_3611 breed Donkey chromosome 26, EquAss-T2T_v2, whole genome shotgun sequence genomic window carries:
- the LOC106847367 gene encoding zinc finger protein 850-like, which translates to MDNGVHMTERTLACTEGGKCFPTSPVLLQLPAPHSEGKPPRDTEREEPFESGQNDYKCTQCGKAFSRKQILVMHQKVHTAGGPYECSKSRTLFRHNSDLSKQQKNHTKEKGFKCSQCGKLFRYNYKLIKHQRIHSRERPSKCPECGKVFIYNSSLIKHQIIHAGERPYECSECGKVFICNSSLIRHRTVHTRESPYECRECGKVFTYNSSLLKHQIIHSREKRYECRDCGRVFIYNSSLLKHQIIHTGERPFECRECGKVFIYNSSLIKHQIIHTGKTPHQCRECKKVFTDKSNLINHRRIHSRERSYECRECGRGFTYNSNLIKHQRIHTGDKPNDCGECGKVFTENSSLIKHQRIHTRRRSYECRDCGKIFTCNSSLIKHQRIHIQERPSECRECGKVFTCNSSLVKHQRIHTRERHECSECGKVFKYNSNLIKHRRIHTGEMPYECSECGKVFTDNCSLINHQRIHTGERYYGCSECGKVFTYKSNLVTHRRIHTGEKPYACTECGKTFIRKFQLLQHQTVHTGERPYECSECGKAFHSNITLVRHQKTHTAEKSYECRECGIFFTCNYYLIKHRRVHSGEKPYKCSECGKAFFFKCMLLEHEKIHSGERPYHCSVCGKAFLRKLQLVYHQRMHTGERPYKCSECGKSYSFNSSLSKHRKIHAGERPYVCCECGKAFILKYKLVEHQKIHSK; encoded by the coding sequence ATGGACAATGGAGTTCACATGACAGAGAGGACATTGGCATGCACTGAAGGTGGGAAATGCTTCCCAACCAGCCCAgtccttctccagctcccagcccctcACAGTGAGGGGAAGCCACCCAGGGACACTGAGCGTGAGGAGCCCTTTGAAAGTGGACAAAATGATTACAAGTGCACtcagtgtgggaaagcctttagccGTAAACAAATACTTGTGATGCACCAGAAAGTCCACACTGCAGGTGGACCTTATGAGTGCAGCAAAAGTAGAACATTGTTTAGGCACAACTCTGACCTCAGTAAACAGCAGAAAAATCACACTAAAGAAAAGGGTTTTAAGTGTAGCCAGTGTGGGAAATTATTTAGGTACAACTACAAACTCATtaaacatcagagaattcactcTAGGGAAAGGCCTTCTAAGTGCCCAGAATGTGGGAAAGTCTTTATATACAATTCTAGTCTCATTAAACATCAGATAATTCAtgctggagaaaggccttatgagtgcagtgaatgcGGGAAAGTATTTATATGCAATTCCAGTCTCATTAGGCACCGGACAGTTCATACTAGAGAAAGCCCTTATGAGTGCAGAGAATGCGGGAAAGTCTTTACATACAACTCCAGTCTCCTTAAACATCAGATAATTCACAGTAGAGAAAAGCGTTATGAGTGCAGAGATTGTGGGAGAGTCTTTATCTACAACTCCAGTCTCCTTAAACATCAGAtaattcacactggagaaaggccttttGAGTGCAGAGAATGTGGTAAAGTCTTTATATACAACTCCAGTCTCATTAAACATCAGATAATTCATACTGGAAAAACGCCTCATCAGTGCAGAGAATGCAAGAAAGTTTTTACAGACAAGTCCAATCTCATTAATCATCGGAGAATTCACTCTAGAGAAAGGTCTTATGAGTGCAGAGAATGCGGAAGAGGCTTTACATACAACTCCAATCTCATtaaacatcagagaattcacactggagataAGCCTAATGATTGTGGTGAGTGTGGGAAAGTCTTTACAGAGAACTCCAGTCTCATtaaacatcagagaattcacaccaGGCGAAGGTCTTATGAGTGCAGAGACTGTGGAAAAATCTTTACATGCAACTCCAGTCTCATtaaacatcagagaattcacattCAAGAAAGGCCTTCTGAGTGCAGAGAATGTGGGAAAGTCTTTACATGCAATTCCAGTCTTGTtaaacatcagagaattcacactcgAGAAAGGcatgagtgcagtgaatgtggcaAAGTCTTTAAATACAACTCCAATCTGATTAAACATcggagaattcacactggagaaatgccttatgagtgcagtgaatgtggaaaaGTCTTTACAGACAACTGCAGTCTCATTAaccatcagagaattcacactggggAAAGATATTATGGATGCAGTGAATGCGGCAAAGTCTTTACGTACAAATCCAATCTCGTTACACATCgcagaattcatactggagaaaagCCTTATGCATGCACTGAATGTGGGAAGACCTTCATTAGAAAGTTCCAGCTCCTTCAGCATCAGACAGTCCACACTGGAGAACggccttatgagtgcagtgaatgtggtaAAGCCTTCCACAGCAATATTACACTTGTTAGGCATCAGAAAACCCACACTGCAGAAAAGTCTTATGAGTGTCGGGAATGTGGGATATTCTTTACATGCAACTACTACCTGATTAAACATCGGAGAGTTCACAGTGGAGAAAAGCCTTAtaagtgcagtgaatgtgggaaggccttcttCTTCAAATGTATGCTTCTTGAGCATGAGAAAATCCActctggagaaaggccttatcactgcagtgtatgtggaaagGCCTTTCTTAGAAAGCTTCAACTTGTGTATCACCAGAGAATGCACACCGGAGAAAGGCCTTAtaagtgcagtgaatgtgggaaatcctatAGCTTTAACTCCAGTCTCAGTAAACATCGGAAAATTCAcgctggagaaaggccttatgtgtgttgtgaatgtgggaaagctttcattcTCAAGTATAAACTTGTTGAGCACCAGAAAATCCACAGTAAATAA
- the LOC106847395 gene encoding zinc finger protein 547-like, with the protein MASPEEEWGLLDEVQRSLYRHVMLENFALLSSLGCWHGAQDEEATSEQGVSVEVSQVRTPKPSLSIQKVQPCERCGSLLKDILCLAEHNGTHPEQRLYTCDAKLYQHQRQQISKKLSRRDNGRPLFVKKSNVHMTERTLMCLEGGKGFPAGTVLLHPPAPHSWGKPHRDTLGGDAFENRQNYYKCTQCGKAFSNKQILVDHEKIHSGEKLYEYRECRMVFLRKSHLDQEQKVHTEARLYEHPECEVFFEQICGLSDHQRIHTRPRRPFECSQCGKAFLRVSQLTGHQKIHTGERPYGCSECGKFFRNHSTLTRHQRVHTGERPYKCSECGKAFTRKHKLVEHQKIHSGEKPYECRECGKAFSRKDKVVEHQKIHTGERPYECKECGKAFRRKHKLVEHQKIHTGERAYECKECGKFFMDSSSLIIHQRVHTGERPYECSKCGKFFRYRFTLIRHQRIHTRARPDECSDMGNSLVGTPDSLDMGQITLEKGLISASNVGSFCAMNPDSLHT; encoded by the exons ATGGCGTCGCCCGAG GAGGAGTGGGGCCTTCTTGATGAGGTTCAGAGAAGCCTGTACCGtcatgtgatgctggagaactttgCACTTTTATCATCACTAG GTTGTTGGCATGGAGCCCAGGATGAGGAGGCAACTTCAGAGCAAGGTGTTTCTGTGGAAGTGTCACAGGTCAGGACTCCAAAGCCAAGTCTATCCATCCAGAAGGTCCAGCCCTGTGAAAGATGTGGCTCACTCTTGAAAGACATTTTGTGCCTGGCTGAGCACAATGGAACACACCCTGAACAAAGACTGTACACTTGTGATGCAAAGTTGTACCAGCACCAAAGGCAACAGATTAGCAAGAAACTTTCTAGAAGGGACAACGGGAGGCCTTTATTTGTGAAGAAAAGCAATGTTCACATGACAGAGAGGACCTTGATGTGCCTCGAAGGTGGGAAGGGCTTCCCAGCTGGCACAGTCCTTCTGcatcccccagcccctcacaGTTGGGGGAAGCCACACAGGGATACTCTAGGTGGAGATGCCTttgaaaatagacaaaattattaCAAGTGTACtcagtgtgggaaagccttcagcaaTAAACAGATACTTGTTGACCATGAGAAAATCCACAGTGGAGAGAAGCTTTATGAGTACAGAGAATGCAGGATGGTCTTCCTTAGAAAGTCCCACCTTGATCAGGAGCAGAAAGTCCACACTGAAGCCAGGCTTTATGAGCACCCAGAATGTGAAGTATTCTTTGAACAAATATGTGGCCTCAGTGACCACCAGAGAATTCACACCAGGCCAAGAAGGCCTTTTGAGTGCAGccaatgtgggaaggccttcctTAGAGTGTCCCAACTCACTGGTCACCAGAAAATCCACACTGGAGAAAGACCGTATGGTTGCAGTGAATGTGGAAAATTCTTTAGGAACCACTCCACACTCACTCGACatcagagagttcacactggagaaaggccttacaagtgcagtgaatgtgggaaggcTTTTACCCGCAAACATAAACTTGTTGAGCATCAGAAAATCCATAGTGGCGAAAAGCCGTATGAGTGCagagaatgtgggaaagcttttagCCGCAAAGACAAAGTTGTTGAGCACCAGAAAatccacactggagaaaggccttatgagtgcaaggaatgtgggaaagctttcagacGCAAACATAAACTTGTTGAGCATCAGAAAATCCACACTGGAGAAAGGGCTTATGAGTGcaaggaatgtgggaaattctttaTGGACAGCTCCTCACTCATTATTCatcagagagttcacactggagaaaggccttatgagtgcagcAAATGTGGGAAATTCTTTAGGTACCGCTTCACACTCATTAGACACCAGAGAATTCACACTAGAGCAAGGCCTGATGAGTGCAGTGATATGGGAAATTCTTTAGTTGGAACTCCAGACTCATTAGACATGGGACAAATCACACTAGAGAAAGGCCTTATTAGTGCATCTAATGTGGGAAGTTTTTGTGCTATGAATCCAGACTCCTTGCACACCTAG